In the Mytilus galloprovincialis chromosome 10, xbMytGall1.hap1.1, whole genome shotgun sequence genome, one interval contains:
- the LOC143047912 gene encoding bcl-2 homologous antagonist/killer-like, which translates to MAYWDGGSGNGGKKPSDMRQLSPRKGQVTPESEEQVIEETEDVVRNFLFERYTEDLSSQSDDSSTETTPQIQEFMNFTSDPLSQASQVGRQLAIIGDDINRRYADEFSDMIQQLRITQDTAYDVFARVAKKIFAEGINWGRVAALLCFAYRIVIEVSKEKASQFGQFVKLIVHYVVRFIREKIVDWIVQRGGWSDALNYTLPSSVGYIAVGVCCLAAVAAVLYFKRGS; encoded by the exons ATGGCCTACTGGGATGGAGGCTCGGGAAATGGTGGAAAGAAACCATCTGATATGAGGCAGCTTTCACCTCGTAAAGGGCAGGTAACTCCAGAATCAGAGGAACAAGTTATAGAAGAGACAGAGGATGTTGTGagaaattttttatttgaacgATATACAGAGGACCTATCCAGTCAGTCAGACGACAGTTCAACTGAGACAACACCTCAGATTCAAGAGTTTATGAATTTTACATCTGACCCACTGAG TCAAGCATCACAAGTAGGCAGACAGCTTGCCATCATTGGTGATGATATAAATAGGAGATATGCTGATGAGTTCAGTGATATGATACAACAGTTGAGAATTACTCAAGACACAGCATATGATGTATTTGCCAGAGTTGCCAAAAA AATTTTTGCTGAAGGTATTAACTGGGGACGTGTAGCAGCATTACTATGTTTTGCCTATCGTATTGTGATAGAAGTTTCCAAAGAAAAAGCTTCTCAGTTTGGACAGTTTGTTAAACTAATAGTTCATTATGTAGTGAGATTTATCAGGGAAAAAATAGTGGATTGGATTGTACAAAGAGGTGGATGG AGTGATGCCCTAAATTACACCCTACCCTCTAGTGTAGGTTATATAGCAGTTGGTGTGTGCTGTCTTGCTGCTGTAGCTGCAGTGTTGTATTTCAAAAGAGGAAGTTAA